The following are encoded together in the Arthrobacter sp. Y-9 genome:
- a CDS encoding thioredoxin domain-containing protein gives MATVDITGEQFTETIQGNDIVLVDFWADWCRPCKMFAPNYAAVSEKHPDVFFAKVDTETEQQLSAEAGITSIPTLMAFREQVLVFSQPGAMSAPQLEQLVEAVKGLDMTEVHAQVAKAQAEAGETAED, from the coding sequence ATGGCTACCGTAGACATCACCGGAGAACAGTTCACCGAGACCATTCAGGGCAACGACATCGTGCTGGTGGACTTCTGGGCTGATTGGTGCCGACCCTGCAAGATGTTCGCCCCCAACTACGCCGCCGTTTCGGAGAAGCACCCCGACGTCTTCTTCGCCAAGGTGGACACTGAGACGGAGCAGCAGCTGTCCGCCGAGGCCGGCATCACCTCGATCCCGACGCTCATGGCCTTCCGGGAGCAGGTCCTGGTCTTCTCCCAGCCCGGCGCCATGTCCGCTCCGCAGCTCGAGCAGCTCGTGGAGGCCGTCAAGGGCCTGGACATGACCGAGGTTCACGCTCAGGTCGCCAAGGCGCAGGCCGAAGCCGGCGAGACCGCCGAGGACTGA
- a CDS encoding rhomboid family intramembrane serine protease produces MSLIPEQDEQERPGRSRVATAAVTIGGFVLLLWAIELVDTVMGHRLDSFGIRPWNPSGLSGILFAPLLHLGWGHLIANTGPLLVLGFVILLSGVGAWLRVTAVVWLVGGIGTWLTGGPGSLHLGASGLVFGWIVYLVLRGVFTRSVPQIALGVVILLAYGAVLWGVFPGQTGISWQGHLFGAIGGVLAARLEKPRQDSPEVWPPTRTNQ; encoded by the coding sequence ATGAGCCTCATTCCCGAGCAGGACGAGCAGGAGCGGCCCGGCCGGAGCCGCGTCGCGACCGCGGCCGTGACCATCGGCGGGTTCGTCCTGCTGCTCTGGGCCATCGAGCTGGTCGACACCGTCATGGGCCACCGGCTTGATTCCTTCGGAATCAGGCCCTGGAATCCGTCCGGGCTGAGCGGGATCCTCTTCGCGCCGCTGCTGCACTTGGGCTGGGGTCACTTGATCGCGAACACCGGCCCACTGCTGGTGCTGGGCTTCGTGATCCTGCTGTCCGGAGTCGGCGCGTGGCTGCGGGTCACCGCCGTCGTCTGGCTGGTGGGCGGCATCGGCACCTGGCTCACGGGCGGACCGGGGTCGCTGCACCTCGGCGCCTCCGGGCTGGTGTTCGGCTGGATCGTCTATCTCGTGCTGCGCGGGGTCTTCACCCGGAGCGTGCCCCAGATCGCGCTCGGCGTGGTGATCCTCCTCGCCTACGGGGCCGTTCTCTGGGGTGTTTTCCCAGGTCAGACCGGAATCTCCTGGCAGGGACACTTGTTCGGTGCGATCGGCGGAGTGCTGGCGGCCCGCCTCGAAAAGCCACGGCAGGACAGCCCTGAGGTCTGGCCGCCGACGCGTACCAACCAGTAA
- a CDS encoding TetR family transcriptional regulator produces MRSAPQDDLTTKARIRDTAIRLYARDGFAKTSLRAIATEAGVSPGLLIHHFGSAAGLREACDEQVLGVTTERASNKMRPGGLKHLMAEFNRNPEGYTLEMDYLRQALLEGTATSASLFQHLVELSESVIRSGIEDGTVRPFTDIRGVAVLTALTSVGSLAFGPIAAEALGVEGDWQSVMQRIGGPGLELYTHGFYTTDAFLTAYREATSPDHDEPQEA; encoded by the coding sequence ATGCGTTCAGCACCACAGGACGACCTCACCACCAAGGCCCGGATCCGCGACACCGCCATCAGGCTCTACGCCCGCGATGGCTTCGCGAAGACGAGCCTGCGTGCCATCGCGACGGAGGCCGGGGTCAGCCCCGGCCTGCTCATCCACCATTTCGGCTCGGCCGCCGGGCTGCGCGAAGCCTGTGACGAGCAGGTTCTCGGCGTGACCACCGAACGGGCGAGCAACAAGATGCGGCCCGGCGGACTCAAACACCTCATGGCGGAGTTCAACCGCAATCCGGAGGGCTACACCCTGGAGATGGATTACCTCCGCCAGGCTCTGCTGGAGGGCACCGCCACGAGCGCCTCGCTGTTCCAGCACCTCGTGGAGCTGAGCGAATCGGTGATCCGCAGCGGCATCGAGGACGGGACCGTCCGGCCCTTCACCGACATCCGCGGGGTCGCCGTCCTCACCGCCCTCACCAGCGTCGGCTCACTCGCCTTCGGCCCGATCGCGGCAGAGGCACTGGGAGTGGAGGGTGATTGGCAGAGCGTCATGCAGCGCATCGGCGGACCGGGCCTGGAGCTCTACACCCACGGCTTCTACACCACGGACGCCTT